From a single Papaver somniferum cultivar HN1 unplaced genomic scaffold, ASM357369v1 unplaced-scaffold_19, whole genome shotgun sequence genomic region:
- the LOC113338600 gene encoding heat shock 70 kDa protein-like — protein MGGEIRKIPSCIALSNPLRNGISITDVAPLSLSAKTAQYVILSGEASNNSLIAAWNNLPMVGFSIRKVTNLYQSTSTLLNLIPRNTVIPTERTYPFTPARDVTRLSVGVYEGKDDEMEDNNLIGYFIFDGIQAPEMGLPNITISFAVDHDGILNVTAAEDGSRRRQLARRVINRILTTDELNNLGRDMESPEAGEIKRKKLEAKMKVWLFVNKHMPLQLLPVLSPSQAKSLKEAITDAQAWLKNSELPEVRASELKLVELQATCFLILQLRDRIRMSQTIGCI, from the coding sequence ATGGGTGGAGAAATCAGAAAGATTCCATCTTGCATCGCATTGAGTAATCCGCTGCGGAATGGCATTTCGATTACAGATGTTGCGCCGCTAAGTTTAAGTGCTAAAACAGCTCAGTATGTAATTTTGAGTGGCGAGGCATCAAATAACTCTTTGATTGCTGCATGGAATAATCTACCAATGGTTGGCTTTTCGATTCGGAAAGTTACGAATCTATATCAGAGTACTTCAACATTGCTTAACTTGATTCCCAGAAACACAGTGATTCCAACTGAAAGAACATATCCTTTCACACCTGCAAGGGATGTGACAAGACTCTCTGTTGGGGTTTATGAAGGTAAAGATGACGAGATGGAGGACAACAATCTTATTGGTTATTTCATCTTTGATGGAATCCAAGCACCTGAAATGGGATTACCAAACATCACAATAAGTTTTGCTGTTGATCATGATGGGATTTTAAATGTAACTGCTGCTGAGGATGGAAGTCGTAGACGACAATTGGCTAGGCGGGTGATTAACAGAATTCTAACGACTGACGAGCTCAATAACCTTGGAAGAGATATGGAGAGTCCAGAAGCGGGGGAAAttaagagaaagaagctagagGCAAAAATGAAGGTATGGCTTTTTGTTAATAAACATATGCCACTACAACTACTGCCGGTTCTCAGTCCTAGTCAGGCGAAAAGTCTAAAGGAGGCCATAACAGATGCACAGGCATGGTTGAAGAATAGTGAACTGCCAGAAGTAAGAGCTTCTGAGCTTAAATTGGTTGAACTGCAGGcgacttgttttctgattttacaATTGAGAGATCGAATAAGAATGTCTCAGACAATTGGATGTATATGA